DNA from Mycobacterium sp. SMC-8:
CGCGGCCAGGATCGCGGCCCGGACCACCGCCGGATGGGTGACGGCCACGACGCGGCCGGGCTCGGACGTCACCGCGGCCAGCCAGCGGCCCGTCCGGGCGATCAGGTCGGCCACCGATTCGCCGCCGTGCGGGGCACTCGCCGCATCGGTGAGCCAGACCGCCATCTGATCGGGGGCCACGGCGCTGAGCGCATCCCCCTGCCACCGGCCGCAGTCCAGGTCGGCCAGCAACGGCTCGACGGCCGGGGCCAGGCCCAGCAGCTCGGCCGTCTGCCGGGCCCGCGCCTCGGGACCGCAGAACACCCGCCCCGCCCCGGCAAGGTCGATTCGGCCGACGCGGGCGATCTGGTCTCGTCCGAGCCGGTTCACCGGCTCGTCGCGGGGAAACCGTCCGGCCGACATCGCGTCGGTCATCGCGTGCGACACGAGCGTCAGCCGGACGACTTCACTCACCGCGAGTCACCCCGAGACGGGCTGCTTACGCTCCCCGAGCACTCGCGAGATCATCGCGGCGAACACCAGACCGATCGTCGCGTAGATGACCACCTGGGTGCCCAGCGAGTACAGGCGGAACTCGTAGAGCACATCGGCCGGGAATCCCTCGTACACAATGACGCCCGCATCATCGATCAACGGCCCTGGGGTTTCCTCGATCGACGGCAGCACCAGCATCACGACGGCGATGGCGACCAGGTACGCAGCCCCGGCGGCGACCGTCGCGTTCCAGGCGCCGAGCCTGACCGCCCACCGCCTACCGAGGTACACCGCGCCGACCAGCAGAGCGGCCGACAGCACGACGACGGCCAGGTAGAGCAGCGTGCGCTGCCGGATCGTCTCGTCCAGGCTCAGTGCCGGCGGGCTCGCCGGATATTTCAGCGACGGAACCACGTAGAGGCTCAACAGCATTCCGCCCGCGACGTACAGCGACAGCAATCGCGCCGAGATGTCGCCGACCCGGCCGTAGGCCACCGCGAACGCGACGGCGAACAACGCGCCGATGGCCAGGCTGAACAACAGCACACCCAGCCCCATGCCGATGTTCATCTGGACACCGCGCGTGAATCCGCCGCCGTCGCCGTGGCTGTGGCCGTGACCGCCGTGCTCGAGCGCCTCATGCGCGGCGCCCACACCCTCTTCGTATCCGATGGCGCGTTCGATCTGCGGCTCGACGAAGATCCTGGCGAACAGGAACGCGAGCATGCCTGCGATGGCGCCGGCCAGGAGGCCGCGCCCGATGATCTGCTTCTCCATGTTCGGTTATGCCTCCCGAGCCTCTAGTGGCAGGGGAAGCCGAGGAGATGGCGGGCGTCGTGCACGAACTCGTGGATGTAGGTGTTGCTGCCGAAGACCGACGTCGCCCCCTGATCCATGCCGACGAAGTACAGGACGACGAGCGCGAAGAACGCGGTCAGCGAGAGCCACACCGCGGCCCTGGTTCCTGAGAAGTCGATGGCGCCTGCGGAGGTCCTGCTCAGCTCGGGTGACGTCATGGTGGTTCCTTTCCGGGATTTCGCGTCCCTGCCAGATGTGCGACGGATCCGGGTCTGACTGTCACAGTGGCGCGACCGTTCTGGAATTCCACCAGGTTCCGGTGCCCGTCGATTACTCGAGCATCGTAAGCCAGACGGGGCGGCCACCCTCCCCCGGTTCGAGAATTGGGAAAGGTGACCGCCCCGTCTGGGTTGTCGCTGTTACTCGGCTGCGGCTGCCCCGCCACCGGCTCCGGCGCCGGAGAGCTCCGGTTCCGCACCGGCGGCCGGCTTGCGGGCGCCGGAGAACGTGAACACCGCGTCCTCGCCCTGACCCTCGCCGTCCCAGTTCTCGACGTCGACGGTGACGAGCTGACCGGGTCCGACCTCCTCGAAGAGGATCTTCTCCGACAGGGCGTCCTCGATCTCGCGCTGGATGGTCCGTCGCAGCGGGCGGGCGCCCAGCACCGGATCGAAACCGCGCTTGGCCAGCAGCGCCTTGGCCTTGTCGGTCAGCACCATCTCCATGTCCTTGGCCTTCAGCTGCTTGGACACCCGGCCGATCATCAGGTCGACCATCTTGATGATCTCGTCCTGCGTCAGCTGGTGGAACACGATGATGTCGTCGATACGGTTGAGGAACTCCGGACGGAAGTGCTTCTTCAGTTCGTCGTGAACCTTCTGCTTCATCCGCTCGTAGTTGTTCTCGCCGCCACCCTTGGTGAAGCCCAGACCGACCGCCTTGCTGATGTCGCTGGTGCCGAGGTTCGAGGTGAAGATCAGCACCGTGTTCTTGAAGTCGACCGTGCGGCCCTGACCGTCGGTCAGGCGGCCGTCCTCGAGCACCTGCAGGAGGCTGTTGTAGATCTCCTGGTGTGCCTTCTCGATCTCGTCGAACAGCACGACCGAGAACGGCTTGCGGCGCACCTTCTCGGTGAGCTGGCCGCCCTCTTCGTAGCCGACGTACCCCGGAGGGGCACCGAACAGCCGCGACGCGGTGAAGCGGTCGTGGAACTCGCCCATGTCGATCTGGATGAGCGCGTCGTCGTCGCCGAACAGGAAGTTGGCCAGCGCCTTGGACAGCTCGGTCTTACCGACACCGGACGGGCCGGCGAAGATGAACGAACCGGACGGGCGCTTCGGATCCTTCAGACCCGCACGGGTACGGCGGATCGCCTTCGAGACGGCCTTGACGGCGTCCTCCTGGCCGATGATCCGCTTGTGCAGCTCGTCTTCCATGCGGAGCAGACGGGTGGTCTCCTCCTCGGTCAGCTTGAAGACCGGGATTCCGGTCCAGTTGCCCAGCACCTCGGCGATCTGCTCGTCGTCGACCTCGGCCACGACATCGAGATCACCTGAGCGCCACTGCTTCTCACGCTCAGCGCGCTGCGCGACCAGCTGCTTCTCCTTGTCGCGCAGGCTCGCGGCCTTCTCGAAGTCCTGCGCGTCGATCGCGGACTCCTTCTCCCGGCGCGCGTCGGCGATCTTCTCGTCGAACTCGCGAAGGTCCGGCGGCGCGGTCATCCGGCGGATGCGCATCCGGGCGCCGGCCTCGTCGATGAGGTCGATCGCCTTGTCCGGCAGGAACCGGTCGTTGATGTAGCGGTCGGCCAGCGTGGCCGCGGCGGCGATCGCACCGTCGGTGATGGACACCCGGTGGTGCGCCTCGTAGCGGTCGCGCAGACCCTTGAGGATCTCGATCGTGTGCTCGACCGTCGGCTCGCCGACCTGGACGGGCTGGAAGCGGCGCTCCAGCGCGGCGTCCTTCTCGATGTACTTGCGGTACTCGTCGAGGGTGGTCGCACCGATGGTCTGCAGCTCACCGCGGGCCAGCTTCGGCTTGAGGATGGACGCGGCGTCGATCGCGCCCTCGGCGGCACCCGCGCCGACGAGCGTGTGCAGCTCGTCGATGAACAGGATGATGTCGCCGCGGGTGTTGATCTCCTTGAGCACCTTCTTCAGGCGTTCCTCGAAATCACCCCGGTAGCGGCTGCCCGCGACCAGCGACCCGAGGTCCAGCGTGTAGAGCTGCTTGTCCTTCAGCGTCTCGGGCACGTCGCCGTGCACGATCGCCTGGGCCAGGCCCTCCACGACGGCGGTCTTGCCGACACCGGGCTCGCCGATCAGCACCGGGTTGTTCTTGGTGCGGCGGCTCAGCACCTGCATGACCCGCTCGATTTCCTTCTCACGGCCGATGACCGGATCGAGCTTGCCCTCCATCGCGGCGGCGGTCAGGTTGCGGCCGAACTGGTCGAGCACGAGCGAGGTGGACGGGTTGCCCGCCTCGCCGCCCCGGCCTCCGGTGCCCGCCTCGGCGGTCTCCTTGCCCTGGTAGCCGCTCAGCAGCTGGATGACCTGCTGGCGCACCCGGGTCAGCTCGGCTCCGAGCTTGACGAGCACCTGCGCGGCGACGCCCTCACCCTCGCGGATGAGACCGAGCAGGATGTGCTCGGTGCCGATGTAGTTGTGGCCGAGCTGCAACGCCTCACGAAGGCTGAGCTCCAGCACCTTCTTGGCTCGGGGGGTGAAAGGGATGTGCCCGGACGGCGCCTGCTGACCCTGGCCGATGATCTCTTCGACCTGGCTGCGCACGCCCTCCAGGGAGATGCCCAGCGACTCGAGCGACTTGGCGGCTACGCCTTCACCTTCGTGAATGAGGCCCAGCAGGATGTGCTCGGTGCCGATGTAGTTGTGGTTGAGCATCCGGGCCTCTTCTTGAGCCAGGACGACAACCCGACGCGCACGGTCGGTGAATCTTTCGAACATCCGTGGTTACCTGCTCTCCATCGCATATATGAGGTGGTCTGCACTGATGCGCCCTGACGGCGGTGTCGCTCCAGTGCTTTGCACCTACGCCGTCCACTCTAATGGTCGGCGGCTCCGGGTGCCCCGCCTGCCGGTCCCCGAAGGGATTGACACATGAACCGCGGAAGGCAACTACCCGGTGCTGTTAGAACCAACGCGAGGTAGCCGCAATTCGTTTCCGGATCCGCGCCGCCGGCGGTTCGCCACCAGC
Protein-coding regions in this window:
- a CDS encoding histidine phosphatase family protein, whose amino-acid sequence is MSEVVRLTLVSHAMTDAMSAGRFPRDEPVNRLGRDQIARVGRIDLAGAGRVFCGPEARARQTAELLGLAPAVEPLLADLDCGRWQGDALSAVAPDQMAVWLTDAASAPHGGESVADLIARTGRWLAAVTSEPGRVVAVTHPAVVRAAILAALDAPAKSFWRVDVAPVSCTAMHFRGHAWTLRTM
- a CDS encoding CbtA family protein, which translates into the protein MEKQIIGRGLLAGAIAGMLAFLFARIFVEPQIERAIGYEEGVGAAHEALEHGGHGHSHGDGGGFTRGVQMNIGMGLGVLLFSLAIGALFAVAFAVAYGRVGDISARLLSLYVAGGMLLSLYVVPSLKYPASPPALSLDETIRQRTLLYLAVVVLSAALLVGAVYLGRRWAVRLGAWNATVAAGAAYLVAIAVVMLVLPSIEETPGPLIDDAGVIVYEGFPADVLYEFRLYSLGTQVVIYATIGLVFAAMISRVLGERKQPVSG
- a CDS encoding CbtB-domain containing protein codes for the protein MTSPELSRTSAGAIDFSGTRAAVWLSLTAFFALVVLYFVGMDQGATSVFGSNTYIHEFVHDARHLLGFPCH
- the clpC1 gene encoding ATP-dependent protease ATP-binding subunit ClpC, producing the protein MFERFTDRARRVVVLAQEEARMLNHNYIGTEHILLGLIHEGEGVAAKSLESLGISLEGVRSQVEEIIGQGQQAPSGHIPFTPRAKKVLELSLREALQLGHNYIGTEHILLGLIREGEGVAAQVLVKLGAELTRVRQQVIQLLSGYQGKETAEAGTGGRGGEAGNPSTSLVLDQFGRNLTAAAMEGKLDPVIGREKEIERVMQVLSRRTKNNPVLIGEPGVGKTAVVEGLAQAIVHGDVPETLKDKQLYTLDLGSLVAGSRYRGDFEERLKKVLKEINTRGDIILFIDELHTLVGAGAAEGAIDAASILKPKLARGELQTIGATTLDEYRKYIEKDAALERRFQPVQVGEPTVEHTIEILKGLRDRYEAHHRVSITDGAIAAAATLADRYINDRFLPDKAIDLIDEAGARMRIRRMTAPPDLREFDEKIADARREKESAIDAQDFEKAASLRDKEKQLVAQRAEREKQWRSGDLDVVAEVDDEQIAEVLGNWTGIPVFKLTEEETTRLLRMEDELHKRIIGQEDAVKAVSKAIRRTRAGLKDPKRPSGSFIFAGPSGVGKTELSKALANFLFGDDDALIQIDMGEFHDRFTASRLFGAPPGYVGYEEGGQLTEKVRRKPFSVVLFDEIEKAHQEIYNSLLQVLEDGRLTDGQGRTVDFKNTVLIFTSNLGTSDISKAVGLGFTKGGGENNYERMKQKVHDELKKHFRPEFLNRIDDIIVFHQLTQDEIIKMVDLMIGRVSKQLKAKDMEMVLTDKAKALLAKRGFDPVLGARPLRRTIQREIEDALSEKILFEEVGPGQLVTVDVENWDGEGQGEDAVFTFSGARKPAAGAEPELSGAGAGGGAAAAE